From one Prochlorococcus marinus str. MIT 0912 genomic stretch:
- a CDS encoding P-II family nitrogen regulator — protein sequence MKRLDLIFSERELDDVLSALEKAEVPGYTVMKHATGRGPERIVTEDMEFTGFGSNAHVIIFCEQEIIEKIRDNIKTVLSYYGGVAYVSEATPL from the coding sequence ATGAAAAGACTTGACTTGATTTTTAGCGAAAGAGAGCTAGATGATGTTCTCTCAGCATTAGAAAAAGCTGAAGTTCCTGGCTACACGGTTATGAAACATGCCACGGGAAGAGGTCCAGAGAGAATTGTCACAGAAGACATGGAATTCACTGGATTTGGATCAAATGCCCACGTAATTATTTTTTGCGAGCAAGAGATAATCGAAAAGATACGAGACAATATAAAAACTGTTCTTAGTTACTACGGTGGTGTTGCATATGTTTCTGAAGCAACTCCTCTTTAA
- a CDS encoding ATP-dependent Clp protease ATP-binding subunit: MNGSLTTEPDSFSDEAWSLLLIAEQSARRWRHQNLDVEHLIQVLFRNKKFQKYTNSLPVNHEEINEILENFIAELPINNQSDLFIGEDLEILLETADDFRSRWGSNQIEISHILIAIGRDNRLGEDLFYQAGLPSQILEAELRRLPAPKSFKQSKRTTTQHKEDRPPKNSRSSVSTKNNSKNSDPEPLAPIYKEEITSKQASLKLNEMPSALDLYCKDLTAEAENGKLDPVIGRESEIKAITKVLSRRGKNNPVLIGAPGVGKTAVAELLAQKIIANELPDSLQGLRLISLDIGALIAGAKFRGQFEERFRSLLSEISDSQKGVILFIDELHSIVSKDRSNTDAGSLLKPLLASGDLRCIGATTPDNYRRTIEKDLALDRRFQQVSIKEPSLDLSLEILKGLKENYELHHGVTITDEALITANRLSHRYISDRCLPDKAIDLIDEASAQVKIESASKPKIIEEKESQVNHLDSLIQNANEETTLETINDLEEQRELLLYELSQIKQQWQDQIEKSAELLELNIKAEELKNLIREAEISGDIEEVERLKFEQLFQIKERIKDIEASIQEDNEFGNSLLTDQVNPEDIADVVSRWTGIPVNKVLSGERQKLLNLEQDLEKKVIGQLHAVQAVSAAIRRARAGMQDIRRPIGSFLFLGPTGVGKTELAKSLASSLFDEEDALLRLDMSEYMEKNAVSRLLGAPPGYVGYEEGGQLTEAIRKRPYAVLLLDEIEKAHPEVFNILLQVLDDGRLTDSQGRTVDFRNTVIVMTSNLASKAILNNSLKVQSENSNKNVLSQELNQKINEALTKHFRPEFLNRIDEIIRFSPLKPESLEQIVRLQLEELKKLLKHQGLDLYVDENTIKTLADEGYEPEYGARPLRRVIRRRLENPLATQILEEAFEDARSIRVETKDDESNQLLFLIDN, from the coding sequence ATGAATGGAAGTCTAACTACAGAACCAGATTCTTTTAGCGATGAAGCTTGGAGTCTTTTACTAATCGCTGAACAATCAGCCAGAAGGTGGCGACATCAGAATTTAGATGTTGAACATCTTATTCAGGTTCTTTTTAGAAATAAAAAATTTCAGAAATATACAAACTCTCTACCTGTAAATCATGAAGAAATAAATGAAATTTTAGAAAACTTTATCGCTGAACTTCCAATAAACAACCAATCAGACTTATTTATTGGAGAAGATTTAGAAATTCTTCTTGAAACAGCCGATGATTTCCGCTCTCGATGGGGATCTAACCAAATAGAGATATCTCATATCCTTATCGCCATTGGTAGAGACAATCGCCTAGGAGAAGATCTGTTTTATCAAGCAGGTCTCCCTAGTCAAATTCTTGAAGCGGAATTGAGACGACTACCAGCACCTAAATCATTTAAACAATCAAAAAGAACTACGACTCAACATAAAGAAGATAGACCTCCAAAAAATTCAAGGTCTTCAGTATCTACCAAAAACAATTCGAAGAATTCTGACCCAGAGCCACTTGCTCCTATCTATAAGGAAGAGATTACATCAAAACAAGCATCTTTAAAACTTAATGAAATGCCAAGCGCATTGGATTTATATTGCAAAGACCTTACAGCCGAAGCTGAAAATGGAAAATTAGACCCTGTCATCGGCAGAGAGTCGGAAATCAAAGCAATTACAAAAGTTTTATCACGAAGAGGTAAAAATAATCCAGTACTAATTGGTGCTCCTGGTGTTGGAAAAACAGCAGTAGCAGAGTTATTAGCTCAAAAAATCATAGCCAACGAACTTCCTGATTCTCTTCAAGGTTTAAGACTAATTTCACTTGATATTGGTGCACTAATAGCTGGAGCTAAATTCCGAGGGCAATTTGAAGAACGATTCAGATCTTTATTAAGTGAAATAAGCGATAGTCAAAAAGGAGTGATTCTATTTATAGACGAATTACATTCAATTGTAAGCAAAGACAGATCAAACACGGATGCTGGCAGTCTATTGAAACCATTATTAGCCAGTGGAGACTTACGTTGTATTGGTGCAACTACTCCGGATAATTATAGACGTACGATCGAAAAAGATCTAGCACTTGACAGACGATTTCAGCAAGTATCAATTAAAGAGCCAAGCTTAGATTTAAGCTTGGAAATTCTAAAGGGACTTAAAGAAAATTATGAATTACATCATGGAGTAACTATTACTGATGAAGCACTAATTACAGCCAATCGTTTATCTCATAGATATATTAGTGATAGATGCCTACCTGACAAAGCCATTGACTTGATTGACGAGGCCTCAGCTCAAGTCAAAATCGAATCAGCATCAAAACCAAAAATTATCGAAGAGAAAGAATCTCAGGTTAATCATTTAGACTCTTTAATCCAAAATGCTAACGAAGAGACAACATTAGAGACTATTAATGATCTTGAAGAACAGAGAGAATTGCTGCTCTATGAGTTATCTCAGATCAAACAACAATGGCAAGATCAGATTGAGAAATCAGCTGAATTACTAGAACTAAACATAAAAGCTGAAGAGTTAAAAAATTTAATAAGAGAAGCTGAAATCTCTGGCGATATTGAAGAGGTAGAAAGACTTAAATTTGAACAACTTTTTCAAATAAAAGAAAGAATAAAAGACATAGAAGCTTCTATTCAAGAAGATAATGAATTTGGCAATTCCTTGCTCACAGACCAAGTTAACCCAGAAGACATAGCTGACGTTGTCTCAAGATGGACAGGAATTCCTGTTAACAAAGTTTTATCAGGTGAAAGACAAAAGCTTTTAAATTTAGAACAAGACTTAGAAAAAAAAGTTATTGGTCAATTACATGCAGTTCAAGCAGTCTCCGCAGCAATTCGCAGAGCAAGAGCTGGGATGCAGGACATAAGAAGGCCTATAGGATCTTTTCTTTTTCTGGGGCCTACAGGTGTTGGAAAAACTGAACTTGCTAAATCACTAGCAAGTTCTTTATTTGATGAAGAAGACGCTTTATTGAGACTTGATATGAGTGAATACATGGAGAAAAATGCTGTCTCAAGACTCTTAGGCGCCCCGCCTGGATACGTGGGATACGAAGAAGGTGGGCAATTAACAGAAGCAATTAGAAAAAGACCTTATGCTGTATTACTGCTTGATGAGATAGAAAAAGCTCATCCAGAAGTTTTCAACATCCTTTTACAGGTGTTAGATGATGGAAGACTCACAGATTCTCAAGGGCGAACGGTAGATTTTAGAAATACAGTTATTGTTATGACCAGCAATCTTGCTAGCAAAGCAATATTAAATAATTCACTTAAAGTTCAAAGCGAAAATTCAAATAAAAATGTTCTTTCACAAGAATTAAATCAAAAAATCAACGAAGCGCTAACCAAACATTTTCGACCAGAGTTTTTGAACCGCATTGATGAAATAATAAGATTTAGTCCACTAAAGCCTGAAAGTTTAGAACAAATAGTGCGACTTCAACTTGAAGAATTAAAGAAGCTGCTCAAGCACCAAGGTTTAGATCTTTATGTTGACGAAAACACCATTAAAACTCTTGCTGATGAAGGTTATGAACCTGAATATGGGGCCAGACCTCTAAGAAGAGTGATTCGAAGAAGATTAGAAAACCCACTGGCAACACAAATTTTAGAGGAGGCTTTTGAAGATGCCAGATCTATAAGGGTTGAGACTAAAGATGATGAGTCTAACCAACTTCTTTTTTTAATAGATAACTAA
- a CDS encoding ABC1 kinase family protein — protein sequence MIFLVSQIQRLGRAIKIWIILLGLLFYLWFDSKKWTYLKGYSSKRREKRNNLRAKWLTKELVNLGSAFIKLGQLLSARADVIPSAWVNELSTLQDRVPPFSFQKVDEILTTQLGNSYEKIISIDELPIGSASLAQVHKAKLLDGQNVIFKVQRPDIEKFFRLDLDVMNQVAKIVQRIKSLSRGNDWIGIAKESKRVLLRELDFRIEAQYAARFKQQFIDESDVLIPSVFWDLSTSKVLCLEYLPGIKINDIESLKDNNIDTSLIAKIGATSYLKQLVNYGFFHADPHPGNLAVSKDGALIYYDFGMMGFVSERIRGRLNSMIKAAALRDVSGLVKELQIAGLIEKEVEIGPVRRLIRIMLNEALTPPFNSQIIEKLSGDISELAYGKPFRIPIELIFVFRALSTFEGVGRYLDPEFNLIAIAKPFLLPLMTSKNPDSNDLFNELGRQVTEIGSKAVGLPKRLDENLERLEQGDLQLQVRMGESDRQLRRMINAQQSLSNSVLLGSLAISSALLSSTNRPFLFLIPVTIGFPIAVSWVKLKFKMRSESRLDNFQGRKL from the coding sequence TTGATTTTTCTAGTTAGTCAAATTCAACGGTTGGGGAGAGCAATTAAGATCTGGATAATATTATTAGGTTTGCTTTTCTACTTATGGTTTGATTCTAAAAAGTGGACTTATTTAAAAGGATATTCATCCAAAAGAAGAGAAAAAAGAAATAATTTAAGAGCAAAATGGCTTACAAAAGAATTAGTCAATCTAGGATCAGCATTTATAAAATTAGGCCAACTTTTATCTGCAAGAGCTGATGTTATTCCATCTGCATGGGTAAATGAGCTTAGCACTCTACAAGATAGAGTTCCACCTTTTTCATTTCAGAAAGTTGATGAAATATTAACAACCCAACTTGGAAATTCATATGAAAAAATTATAAGTATTGATGAATTACCAATTGGCTCAGCATCGCTTGCTCAAGTTCACAAAGCCAAATTACTTGATGGGCAAAATGTTATTTTTAAAGTCCAAAGACCAGATATAGAAAAGTTTTTCAGGCTTGACTTAGATGTAATGAATCAAGTTGCAAAAATAGTTCAGAGAATAAAGTCTCTAAGCAGGGGTAATGACTGGATAGGTATTGCTAAAGAGTCTAAAAGAGTATTACTCAGAGAGTTGGATTTTCGAATTGAAGCTCAATATGCTGCAAGATTTAAACAACAATTTATAGATGAATCAGATGTTTTAATTCCAAGTGTATTTTGGGACTTAAGCACCAGCAAAGTTTTATGTTTAGAGTATTTACCAGGAATCAAAATAAATGACATTGAATCTCTAAAAGATAATAATATTGATACTTCTTTAATCGCAAAGATTGGAGCTACAAGTTATCTAAAACAATTAGTTAACTACGGTTTTTTTCATGCGGATCCGCATCCAGGCAACCTAGCTGTTTCCAAGGATGGTGCTCTTATTTACTATGATTTTGGAATGATGGGTTTTGTCTCTGAGCGTATTAGAGGCAGGCTTAATTCAATGATCAAAGCCGCAGCACTAAGAGATGTTAGCGGACTAGTCAAAGAACTTCAAATCGCTGGGTTAATAGAAAAAGAAGTAGAAATAGGTCCAGTTAGAAGGTTAATAAGAATAATGTTAAATGAAGCTCTCACTCCTCCATTTAATTCTCAAATCATAGAAAAGCTCTCTGGCGATATATCTGAACTGGCTTATGGGAAACCCTTTAGAATTCCAATTGAGTTGATTTTTGTTTTTCGAGCATTATCAACTTTTGAAGGTGTTGGAAGATATTTAGACCCAGAATTCAACTTAATAGCAATAGCCAAACCATTCCTACTTCCTCTAATGACTTCAAAAAATCCAGACTCTAATGACTTATTTAATGAATTAGGAAGACAAGTTACTGAGATAGGCAGTAAAGCAGTTGGGTTGCCAAAACGTTTGGATGAAAATCTAGAAAGACTAGAACAAGGCGACTTGCAACTTCAAGTGCGAATGGGAGAATCAGACAGACAACTCAGAAGAATGATTAATGCTCAACAATCATTAAGTAATTCTGTTCTTCTCGGCTCACTTGCAATATCATCAGCTTTACTCTCTTCAACTAACAGACCTTTTTTATTTCTCATACCAGTGACTATTGGATTTCCTATAGCTGTAAGCTGGGTTAAATTAAAATTTAAGATGAGAAGTGAAAGTCGTTTAGATAATTTTCAAGGAAGAAAACTTTAA
- the eno gene encoding phosphopyruvate hydratase: MADSLELVIDTIMAREVLDSRGNPTVEAEVLLEGGAIGRSIVPSGASTGAHEAHELRDGGKRYLGKGVIKAVGHIEETIAPALCGLSALEQATVDSVMKQLDDTDNKSNLGANSILAVSMATARAAANGLGLPLYRYLGGPMSSLLPVPLMNVINGGEHAANNLDFQEFMLVPHGAESFREALRMGAEVFHTLKDLLSQKGLSTAVGDEGGFAPNLESNKAAGDLLMQAIEQAGFRPGEQISLALDVASTEFYKEGKYFYGGNSYTSEQMVEELAGLVNSFPIISIEDGLAEDDWDGWSLLTKKLGKNVQLVGDDLFVTNTLRLQRGIDENIANSILIKVNQIGSLTETLEAIELASRSSYTTVISHRSGETEDTTIADLSVATKSGQIKTGSLSRSERVAKYNQLLRIEDELGSQATYAGLVGLGPRGSS; encoded by the coding sequence GTGGCTGACTCTCTAGAACTAGTAATTGATACCATTATGGCCCGAGAAGTTTTGGATTCTCGTGGAAATCCAACCGTTGAGGCTGAAGTGCTTTTAGAAGGTGGAGCTATTGGACGTTCGATTGTCCCAAGTGGTGCAAGCACTGGAGCCCATGAAGCTCATGAATTAAGAGATGGTGGAAAACGTTATTTGGGTAAAGGAGTCATAAAGGCCGTTGGTCATATAGAAGAAACTATTGCTCCCGCGCTATGTGGGCTTTCTGCTTTAGAGCAAGCCACCGTTGATTCGGTAATGAAACAATTAGATGATACAGACAATAAATCAAATCTTGGAGCAAATTCAATTCTTGCTGTCAGCATGGCTACAGCAAGAGCAGCTGCTAATGGATTGGGTTTGCCTTTATATAGGTATTTAGGGGGGCCGATGTCATCTTTATTGCCAGTGCCATTGATGAACGTCATTAATGGAGGAGAGCATGCAGCAAATAATTTAGATTTTCAGGAATTCATGTTGGTTCCTCATGGGGCTGAAAGTTTTAGAGAAGCATTAAGAATGGGAGCTGAGGTTTTTCATACGCTTAAAGATTTATTGAGTCAGAAAGGTTTATCAACTGCTGTTGGTGACGAAGGAGGATTTGCTCCAAATCTTGAAAGTAATAAAGCAGCAGGTGATCTTTTAATGCAAGCTATTGAACAGGCTGGATTTAGACCAGGGGAGCAAATCTCTTTAGCTTTGGATGTTGCAAGTACGGAGTTTTATAAGGAGGGGAAATATTTTTATGGTGGGAATTCCTATACCAGCGAGCAAATGGTTGAAGAATTAGCTGGGTTAGTTAATTCATTTCCAATCATTTCTATTGAAGATGGATTGGCTGAAGATGATTGGGATGGTTGGAGCTTGCTAACTAAAAAGCTTGGCAAAAATGTGCAATTGGTTGGAGATGATTTATTTGTCACCAATACACTTCGTTTACAAAGAGGTATTGATGAGAATATTGCAAATTCAATATTAATTAAGGTCAATCAAATAGGTTCTCTGACTGAGACCCTTGAAGCTATTGAGCTTGCTTCAAGATCAAGTTATACAACTGTCATAAGTCATAGAAGCGGAGAAACTGAAGATACAACTATTGCTGATTTGTCAGTAGCAACTAAATCTGGTCAAATTAAAACAGGGTCATTGAGTCGGAGTGAAAGAGTCGCTAAATACAATCAATTACTTCGTATTGAGGATGAGTTAGGGAGTCAAGCAACATATGCTGGATTGGTCGGTTTGGGACCAAGAGGAAGCTCTTAG
- a CDS encoding DnaJ C-terminal domain-containing protein translates to MKSDGFKDYFKILGVSRNATNQEIKIAFRKLARKFHPDLHPHNEIAESEFKEINEAYEILSDEDKKKSYEQFLNYWFKNRDGNPTDFYGKDNDHLFDKYLNFDDFLSDLIGGFSKVGKEIYSNIYSDNNTQLLNLDAKFNLQISFLEALNGTKKNLLVNDERIEVKIPKGIETGSKIRIKNKGNIQFGKGKRGDLLIEVSIKSHPIWKAKGLDVYADLPISLDELALGANISVASPQGETYLSIPSGSLPEQKLRLKGQGLHNLDTKGDLFFTLKLRFPENWSDEELRLLEKLRSVRIDEPRSSWFDQART, encoded by the coding sequence ATGAAATCAGATGGTTTTAAGGATTATTTCAAAATTCTTGGTGTTAGTAGAAATGCTACGAATCAAGAAATCAAAATTGCCTTCAGGAAACTTGCTAGAAAATTTCATCCTGATTTGCATCCACATAATGAGATTGCAGAGTCAGAGTTCAAAGAAATAAATGAAGCTTATGAGATTCTTTCAGATGAGGATAAAAAAAAGTCTTATGAACAATTTCTAAATTATTGGTTCAAAAATAGAGATGGAAATCCGACAGATTTTTATGGGAAAGATAATGATCATCTCTTTGATAAATATCTAAACTTTGACGATTTTTTGAGTGATTTAATTGGAGGATTTAGTAAGGTTGGTAAAGAAATTTATTCAAATATATATTCAGATAATAATACTCAATTATTAAATCTTGATGCTAAATTTAATTTGCAGATTAGTTTTTTAGAGGCTTTGAATGGAACAAAAAAGAATCTTTTGGTGAATGATGAACGTATCGAGGTGAAAATCCCAAAAGGAATTGAAACAGGATCAAAAATACGTATTAAAAATAAGGGTAATATACAGTTTGGAAAAGGAAAAAGAGGAGATTTATTGATCGAAGTTAGTATTAAGTCTCATCCGATTTGGAAAGCAAAAGGTTTAGATGTTTATGCAGATTTACCTATCTCTTTAGATGAATTAGCTTTGGGAGCAAATATTTCGGTTGCCTCTCCTCAAGGAGAAACATATTTATCAATACCCTCTGGAAGTTTACCCGAGCAGAAATTGAGATTAAAAGGTCAAGGATTACATAACTTAGATACCAAAGGAGATTTATTTTTTACTCTAAAATTAAGGTTCCCTGAAAACTGGTCAGATGAGGAGTTGAGACTTCTTGAAAAGCTTAGATCTGTTCGAATAGATGAACCTCGTTCAAGTTGGTTCGATCAGGCTAGGACTTAA
- a CDS encoding sodium-dependent bicarbonate transport family permease, which yields MGHNLFIQNALSPPILFFFLGAIAYALKSDFEIPAPLPKLFSLYLLLAIGFRGGIELQKSGFGYPVLPTVIAAILMSLLIPLICFLVLRVKFDVFNAAAISAAYGSISAVTFITAESFLESQNIPFDGFMVAALALMESPAIIIGLLLVKFGAPKDRPIKRKMKWGSILHESMLNGSVYLLLGSLLIGFLTSAIDPSDIKKMEPFTAELFYGAECFFLLDMGIVAAQRLARLNKTGAFLIIFSILMPIVNAVLGSIVARFLNLDPGNALLFVVLCASASYLAVPTAMRMTVPEARPSYYISTTLGLTFPFNIIIGIPVYMGLVNTMIPSIG from the coding sequence ATGGGACACAACCTTTTCATCCAAAATGCTTTAAGTCCGCCAATACTTTTTTTCTTTTTGGGTGCTATTGCATACGCATTAAAGTCTGATTTTGAGATTCCAGCTCCGCTACCAAAATTATTTTCTTTATATCTTTTGCTTGCAATAGGCTTCAGAGGGGGAATTGAACTGCAAAAAAGTGGCTTTGGTTATCCAGTTCTTCCAACTGTGATAGCAGCAATATTAATGTCCCTATTAATTCCACTTATTTGCTTTTTAGTCCTAAGAGTTAAATTCGATGTTTTCAATGCAGCAGCAATATCAGCAGCATACGGATCAATAAGTGCAGTGACATTTATAACGGCTGAAAGCTTTTTAGAGAGTCAAAATATTCCATTTGATGGTTTTATGGTTGCGGCCTTAGCGCTAATGGAGTCTCCAGCAATAATAATTGGTCTTCTCTTAGTCAAATTCGGAGCGCCCAAAGATAGACCTATTAAAAGGAAAATGAAATGGGGATCAATTCTTCATGAGTCGATGTTAAATGGTTCTGTCTATTTATTACTCGGAAGCCTTCTAATAGGTTTTTTAACATCCGCTATTGATCCATCTGACATAAAAAAAATGGAACCATTCACAGCTGAATTGTTCTATGGCGCAGAATGTTTTTTCCTTCTTGATATGGGAATTGTTGCCGCTCAACGCCTCGCTCGTCTAAATAAGACTGGTGCATTTCTAATTATTTTTTCAATATTGATGCCAATAGTTAATGCAGTATTGGGATCAATCGTAGCTAGATTTCTAAATTTAGATCCAGGAAATGCTCTGTTATTTGTAGTTCTATGCGCTAGTGCTTCATATTTAGCCGTACCAACAGCAATGAGAATGACTGTTCCTGAAGCACGACCTAGTTATTACATTTCTACCACTCTTGGATTAACTTTTCCTTTTAATATAATCATAGGTATACCAGTATATATGGGCTTAGTAAACACAATGATTCCATCAATTGGGTAA
- a CDS encoding SulP family inorganic anion transporter, with product MALINGFHLKNIRGDVLGGLTAAVVALPLALAFGNAALGPGGAIYGLYGAVVVGFLAALFGGTPAQVSGPTGPMSVTVAGVVASLAAVGVPRDLSAGEILPLVMAAVVIGGLFQILFGLLRLGKYITLVPYSVVSGFMSGIGVIIITLQIGPLLGISTRGGVLESLSTLINNFEPNGAAIAVAVMTLAIVFLTPRKISQWVPSPLLALLIVTPLSILLFGDSSLDRIGAIPEGGLSLSLPDPSFDNFFPIILKAGLVLAVLGAIDSLLTSLVADNISQTRHNSDRELIGQGIGNAVAGIFTGLPGAGATMRTVINVKSGGSTPISGMVHSVVLLFVLVGAGPLAAQIPTALLAGILIKVGLDIIDWGFLLRAHRLSLKTASVMYGVLLMTVFWDLIWAVLVGVFIANMLTIDSITETQLEGMEADNPFDSASNNNAANAQLPSDEKALLDRCAGEVMLFRLKGPLSFGAAKGITERMMLVRNYKVLILDITDVPRLGVTATLAIEDMVQEALNNSRKAYVAGATGRVKDRLAKFGVDVIGTRKEALTAAIDNITV from the coding sequence TTGGCGTTAATTAATGGCTTTCACCTAAAAAATATTAGAGGTGATGTATTAGGCGGCTTAACTGCTGCGGTTGTAGCCCTACCACTAGCTCTAGCGTTTGGTAACGCCGCGCTTGGCCCAGGGGGCGCTATTTACGGCCTTTACGGGGCAGTCGTAGTTGGATTTCTCGCCGCATTATTTGGAGGAACTCCTGCTCAAGTAAGTGGTCCGACTGGGCCGATGAGCGTAACAGTTGCTGGAGTAGTTGCGAGTTTAGCGGCTGTAGGAGTACCTAGAGATTTATCTGCTGGCGAAATTCTTCCTTTAGTAATGGCTGCCGTGGTCATTGGAGGATTATTTCAGATTTTATTTGGCCTCCTAAGGCTCGGTAAATACATCACTCTTGTTCCTTACTCAGTTGTTTCAGGCTTTATGTCTGGAATTGGAGTAATCATAATTACTCTTCAAATAGGTCCTTTACTTGGAATATCAACTAGAGGAGGAGTATTAGAATCTCTCTCAACTTTAATTAATAATTTCGAACCAAATGGGGCTGCAATAGCAGTTGCAGTAATGACACTTGCGATAGTCTTCCTGACCCCCCGTAAAATAAGTCAATGGGTCCCCTCTCCTCTTTTAGCATTATTAATAGTTACTCCTTTATCTATACTTCTTTTTGGCGATAGTTCCCTAGACCGAATAGGTGCAATACCAGAAGGTGGTCTTTCTTTAAGTCTCCCAGATCCAAGCTTTGATAATTTCTTCCCAATAATTCTTAAAGCTGGACTAGTCCTTGCTGTTCTTGGCGCTATTGACTCCCTTCTTACATCTCTTGTAGCAGATAATATTTCTCAAACAAGGCACAATTCTGATAGAGAACTAATTGGACAAGGTATTGGAAATGCAGTAGCTGGGATTTTCACAGGTTTGCCTGGAGCTGGGGCAACCATGAGAACAGTAATAAATGTGAAATCTGGAGGTTCCACACCAATCTCTGGGATGGTTCATTCAGTGGTATTGCTCTTCGTTCTAGTTGGTGCTGGTCCTTTAGCCGCTCAGATTCCTACAGCTCTTCTTGCTGGAATTTTAATAAAAGTTGGCTTAGACATTATTGATTGGGGATTTTTATTAAGAGCTCATAGACTTTCGTTGAAAACTGCAAGTGTGATGTATGGAGTCCTGTTGATGACAGTTTTCTGGGACTTGATATGGGCTGTGCTAGTTGGAGTATTCATAGCAAATATGCTCACAATCGATTCAATTACAGAGACGCAATTGGAAGGAATGGAGGCAGACAACCCATTTGATTCAGCATCAAATAACAATGCAGCAAATGCACAACTACCCTCAGATGAAAAAGCACTTTTAGATCGTTGTGCAGGAGAAGTAATGCTATTCAGATTAAAAGGCCCATTGAGTTTTGGAGCAGCAAAAGGAATTACTGAAAGAATGATGCTTGTAAGAAACTATAAAGTTCTAATTCTTGATATTACTGATGTTCCCAGGCTTGGAGTTACTGCAACTCTCGCAATAGAAGATATGGTTCAAGAAGCTCTAAACAACTCAAGAAAAGCATATGTTGCTGGTGCTACAGGAAGAGTAAAAGACAGACTTGCTAAATTTGGGGTTGATGTAATTGGTACCAGGAAAGAAGCACTCACAGCTGCAATTGACAACATAACTGTTTGA
- a CDS encoding NAD(P)/FAD-dependent oxidoreductase: METIETDVVIVGGGPAGCSCALYTSRADLRTVILDKNPDVGALAITHQIANYPGVSSEMSGEALLKLMRDQATQYGADYRRAQVFGIDASGDWKTIYTPDGTFKSKALVVASGAMGRPASFKGEAEFLGRGVSYCATCDGAFYRDREVAVVGINKEAIEEANVLTKFASKVHWITSNDPKSDDHHAQDLLSKPNVNHWSKTRLMQIEGNDSGVTGIKVKNRSIDTHQEIALEGVFVYMSGSKPITDFLGEQVAFKEDGGVLVDDFMSTTVEGVWAIGDIRNTPFKQAVVAASDGCIAAMAIDRYLNSRKSIRVDWVHA; this comes from the coding sequence TTGGAAACCATTGAAACTGATGTTGTCATAGTTGGTGGTGGGCCTGCTGGTTGCAGTTGTGCGCTTTACACTTCCCGAGCAGACTTAAGAACAGTAATTCTCGATAAGAATCCTGATGTAGGTGCGCTGGCAATAACCCATCAAATTGCCAATTATCCAGGAGTTTCTAGTGAAATGAGCGGAGAGGCCTTGTTGAAATTGATGAGAGATCAAGCTACACAGTATGGAGCTGATTATCGTAGAGCCCAAGTTTTTGGAATTGATGCGAGTGGAGACTGGAAAACTATTTATACCCCAGATGGGACTTTTAAATCAAAGGCACTTGTTGTTGCGAGTGGTGCAATGGGAAGGCCAGCATCATTTAAAGGTGAAGCTGAATTCCTAGGTAGAGGAGTAAGTTATTGCGCGACTTGTGATGGAGCTTTTTATAGAGATCGTGAAGTCGCCGTTGTTGGTATTAATAAAGAGGCAATTGAAGAGGCAAATGTTCTTACAAAATTTGCTTCCAAAGTTCATTGGATAACATCCAATGATCCAAAATCAGATGATCATCATGCGCAAGATCTATTATCAAAACCAAATGTGAACCATTGGAGTAAGACTAGGCTAATGCAGATTGAAGGTAATGATTCAGGGGTAACAGGTATTAAGGTTAAGAACCGATCCATTGACACTCATCAAGAGATAGCTCTTGAGGGTGTTTTTGTTTATATGAGCGGTTCAAAGCCTATTACCGACTTTCTTGGCGAACAGGTTGCTTTTAAAGAGGATGGTGGGGTATTGGTGGATGATTTTATGTCGACAACAGTTGAAGGGGTTTGGGCAATTGGCGACATCAGAAATACTCCATTTAAACAAGCTGTTGTCGCAGCATCAGATGGATGTATTGCAGCGATGGCAATAGATAGATACTTAAATAGTCGTAAATCAATTCGTGTCGATTGGGTTCATGCTTGA